TCTGACATGGTCATCCATTCTGTCCATTTTGTTAAATTTTGTTTCTTAATGTGCAATCCAAGGCTTAGCTTTTCACAATGAGTACATATAGTGCAATATGCGTcctcaaaaagtgtttttttgtgtgttttcagacTCTTATgtgactacccagcatgctttgacTCAGAATATTACCCAGTTTGAGACGCCAGCCCTCCCTCAGACCACTTTCGACCAGCAAGCTTTAACGCAAGGTGTGTACTCAAGTTATATTGCATACACCATCTGGCCCCATCTAGTTTACATTTGTTAAGCTCATGTAGCGCTCAGACATAATTGCTGCTTCTTGCGACGTTGTCAGCACGCACGCTGATGGCAACAAATGACATGTTTTAGTGAAACATTTGCACCCATATTTGCAGTGTGTACGTGAAAtgattattaaaatgaatgattgtaaTTATGCTGGTTTGGATGCCTGTCAGAATATTGACTCGTTATTTTTGCAGAGTTTGCTCAGCTGCGATGCTTTTGCTGATAAAATGTAATGCGTTAAATAATGTACTCCGTTTGGATTGTCTAAGCCATTACTTCCAAAACAGTTTCTGCATTTGTTAATGCGTAACTAGAACACTGACAAGCCAACATGCACTGGAAATAATTGCAAATTAATATAGTAGTACTTTTCCACATGTTTACTAGAGCCTCAGTATATTTTCTATTAAATCTTCCTGTCATTCACTGTGGGCTTCTGAAGGCTTTGCGATGACTGACTCGAGCTACAACCAGGGCCAGTTCTCTACAGTCCAGCAACTACAGGATTCCAGCACCCTGGAGTCCCAGGCCCTTTCCTCCAGTTATCACCCACCCAATCTGCTTCATGTTCCCAATGCTGAAGTGGTGAGTCCTGTGCTAAATATCAACTTGCTGCTCATACACAACAGAAATTCACTTGTAGATTAATTTGCTTGATTACTAGCCTGCTTTAATCAGTTGTAGACATCAGATGGgttgtttttcatgttacattttaaGTTAGTTTAAAAGGAGAGTATGTATGGTGACATAATTTTTACATTGGTCAtttaggaaaataaattaaaacagataattttggaaagccaaggaaatacagctggcataggtgcagattctggaagatctagaaagattGTGAAAGACTGTGCAGATTATTGcctgtagctgctctataggaggccAAAAAGTGAGCATAAAGGTCTCTTTTAATATCCTATGTATTAGCTGGTCACGGGACTGCAGAGGAAAATTAGCCTTTTGGCTAAAATCTTCCATATTTACATGTGCCCATATTCATGAATATGTATGGTCCCAtttaaaatgaagaaataaccaaataaattaagcttactttaaaagaaaaaaaatctcaatattcttttaaacattaaaaaagtcaataataacatatatagaaaaaagttaaatattataattttaaaatgaagTTTAAGCAAAAGATGTTTTCTGCTTGTGTTTAGACAAACGGGCTTCTTCAGCAGAACGATCAGGGAGACCTGCAGCTGACCAGCGAGCCACAGGACTACCAAGAAGACAGTGAAGACAACATCAAGCGAACCTACAGGTTTCATTCTGACTATTGATCAGATTAGCTTCATTGCTGGCAGGGCAGGGCTGAGGGATGGAGGGAGTaaagataaaaataacaatacatttattgattatttggtCGATTGTGAAGGATTGATTGTTGATAAATTGTCTTCCTTTGGGAAATAATGAAATAGCCTGGGAGCCATAGATCTGAGTGCAGGAAAGGGAGTGTTGAATACACACACATCGCAAgccaacacaaacatacactaAGAAATAGACAAGGCTAGAAAATGAGTTCAGATTATATGGCAAATAATAACCGAGATCTAAATATCGAGAAAATTTGTCTTATTGGTAACACTTATGTTTTCTCCCTCTTGCTTTAGATGCAGTTGGTGTAATAAAGGTTTCAAAAAATCTAGTCATTTGAAACAGCATTTACGCTCCCACACTGGAGAGAAGCCATACAGATGTCAGCTCTGTGGAAGAGCTTTTGTATCCGCTGGAGTGCTCAAATCACATCTGAATACACATACAGGTGGGCGTTCTACACACCATCACTTGGTCAATTGTGCTGTTGTTGAATTTGTTTCCCAAATTACTGATAATATAAAAACCTAAAAAGCGTGTAGTGTATTTGTCATCAGGCAAGATTTCACCAAGACATAAAAGTGATGGAAAAAATCTACCGGAGAAGATGGAATGTCAGTATGATAGCGGCTACTGCAGGAGTTTGATATGACTCTTCAGATGCTGAACACTTCTGCAAAACTAAAAGAAGGATGTTATTACCACAGAAATATGTTTTAAGTAATATATGTGTTTAATATTTGGCATATCCATCACTTGAATTTATGTATTTCAGACTGCAACAGTAAAGAAATTTGATCACATTTCCGAAAAATGttactatttttttatcttagtGCCCTCAAAGTAGCTAAAAAGCAtggtttttattgttgtttctgCAACTTCATCAAATTTTCTACACCTAATCATTCTGTATTCTCAAACGAATGTTTTGTTTCCATCCCTCAACTTCAAGGAGTGAAGCCCTTCAAGTGTAACATTTGTGACGCTTCTTTCACCACCAACGGCAGCCTGAACCGCCACATGATTATCCACGTTAAGTCATTCAAATGCTCCATGTGTGATGAGAGCTTCAGGACAAGCCTGCTGTGCAAGAAGCACATGAGAAAGCAGCACTCCATAGAGACTCACAGTAAGTCCTGAGTCAACAGCAAGATCTCTAAACAAAGTTGACTTCCTGTTAACAAGGGAAACTCATAATATACGTATTTAGCGGGCAGTCAACACATTTGTATTGCAAAAAGGTTTTAATCTTATTGTTACAGCTATTGGTTTTGAAGGTCAAGAcgtggagcaggaggaggaggacgaagaAGATGAAGGGGATCATAAAACATCCAAAAGAAGGGGTATGGAAATCATCACcttcacagaggagcagacggCGGAACTTGCGAAAGATCCCGGCGAAGAGGCATCCGTATCAGAGAGAATCCTGGCCCAGTCCGCGGCCGAGAGGGATCGCATCAGCGAGATCAAAGATAAAGCGGTGGAGCTGGAAACGGAACCCAAGTTTGCCAACTGCTGCTCTTACTGCCCCAAAAGCTTCAAGAAACCCAGCGATCTTGTCAGGTAAGGGTTCCAGGTGACATCTGGATTGATGACTTCATTCGTGTGAAGTCAGGATTATATAACTAATAAGATAAGTCTTGTCTGTACAGCAATGTATGATAAAGCTTCCGGTTGATGCTCATAGGAGGCTTGTGACGCCAGTGCTAATGAGTTCTGAGTCAGTCTCCTGAAAGGGGTGCCTGAAGCGAGATATCGTGTGACATAGCAAGCAAATGcactttgtgttgagttgtaataataataatacattttatttatattgcactttacattatagaaatctcaaagtgctacaaagaaagcataaagcctacagtgaagcaataaaacaacacaacacaggtatatataaaaaaaaggctAAGAAAAGGCCTTTATAAAAAGGTAAGTCTTTAGGCTCCGTTTAAAGTCTGTGGCGCTCTCAGATGGTCGGGAAGAGCATTCCACAGACTGGGAGCAGCCGAGCAGAAGGCTAGTCCGAGCAGACAGTGCAGTGATTCCAGAATGGGGGGTGATATGATCATATTTCCGCACCCTCATCAGGATCCTAGCAGCGCTGTTCTGGATGTATTGGAGGTTGTGAATGCTCTTGCTAGGGATCCCGATGAGGAGCGCATTACAATAATCCAGCCTGGAGGAGACAAAGGCGTGTACCAGTTTTTGTATTGTCAACAATCTGTCTcgattttttaataaatgcaatgaCAAGCTTCAAGTATGACATACAACTTGATTTGCTGGGCTGAAtttgtttttatcctttttaCCTCTATTTGGGCAGACATGTTCGAATCCACACGGGAGAGAGGCCCTACAAGTGTGATGAGTGTGGAAAGAGTTTTACAGTTAAATCTACTTTGGATTGTCATGTAAAGACACACACAGGTAAGTGTTGGCCCATCTATGTTGTGAAGTGATAAGGACTTCACGACTTCACCTTTCTTTTCTTCATCTCTTTTGCTCTTTTTTAGGTCAGAAACTGGTCAGCTGCCACATGTGCAACACCTCCTTCTCTACTAAGGGCAGCCTCAAGGTGCACATGCGCCTCCACACCGGCTCCAAACCTTTCAAATGTCCTTTCTGTGAGCTCCGCTTTCGGACGTCCGGCCATCGCAAAACCCACATCCAGTGCCACTTTCGGGCTAATAGCGAAAGCCGCAAATCCAAACGGACCTCTTCGTCTTCCAGTCAGACCAGTCACACTCAAGACGCAGACACGGGGCATTCTGAGGGCTCGGGCCAAGGCCAGAGTACAACAGCGCCAGAGGCACTTCAGAATGTGGGGCTGCTACAAACTCCCAGCTCAGACTCGAATATTTACCTACCGGCAAATCAAGTGCTGACTGGACAGTTTGACCAGAATCTGCTGCAGTCGGGCCTGGTGGGACAGGCAATCCTGCCTGCCTCGTTGTCAGGTATCGtctactttcactttgacaccacATGCACTGAAGCACATTCGAGACAAGTCAAACATTTCCTTTTCACGTGCACAAAGGATAACAATACTGAGTAGTAATCAAAGTAGTTGAGTGGAATATTTCAAAAGAGCTTGATAAGTAAAACAATATAgctgtattataaatatatgttgAGGGTTGTTTATCCCGTACCAAAATTTTTAGAAGTACATTGGTTCAGTATTAACGTCTGTGGCATTTCAGAGTGATGATAAATATATTCATCTTTGTGTAACTGACACCACAAGGATGTTCATTTCCAGACACTTCAATAGTTTAGCGGTATCATTGCTGAAAAGCTGCAGGCCAAATGTCTGATGAAACCGATATGGGAGCCAGGGAAAGTGCTTTATCGCCACATCCTCACCTCGAGTGCCCTTCCTCTTCAGCAATTGGCATTTTCATTGTTGTGAAGATTAGCTTTTATGGGGGAACCACCGTCCAGCAAAGTCCTCTTTCCAAAATTGCTCCCCTGTGTAAATATGTTCTCGAGGCAGATAAAACAGAAGTAATCTGCCTTTCGCTCTTCAGCAGCTGAGGATTTTGTGGCGTGCGATAAAGGAAAAATGAACAAACAGGAACAGGTAGAGAGGCTTCCACAGCAATCATTTGACAGATATATGTCATTGTCATTTCTTAGATGTTTTTCTTCCATCTCTTTCCATCTATGTCGGTATATAATAACACCCTCACCTCAGAGATACCAGCGGATATCTGTATGGTGCCATTGTTGCTCAGCAACACATTTTAATGCTCTTAAGGGGGCTTTGTCATGTAACATGATCTATCTATTCTTATTGCCATCTTCCACTGGTATGCTGGAAGCACATCAGTCTGTTGTCACACGTTCAACAATTTCTCTACTGCAGTGATTACTGCAGtcaattatgattatttatttttattatttattattattatatattattattatttattttttaaatttattttttattatatatattattttagtcaTGTTTCCctaagggaaagaaatattttaaccctccaatttgaaatactagacaAACTgatatctattcatttatctgtactgtacagactaaACCTGAAACTGAAACAAGGAAATTGCAACACAATGGAAAGCATACAACCGTATGAAGAGTCAACTTACACGTTGAGAagtataaatttgtacatgctggcaggtctgcactaaaatGAAAACCTCTCGTTTCACCCCCCCGACAGTTCCCCAAACCTCCCCCAGGAGGTTTATTTGAGAATAAACTACTTTCCTGGAATAAACTCAgctgaaagaaaaacagtattattttcaaacaaaacatcagatgaacaatttgtgtgtttgtgtgttgtgtttgttgttgcaGGAGATCTGAATGTGTCCTTATCAGACGGCCTGACCACACTGGAGGGTATTCATCTTCAGCTGACACCCGCCAATCTTGTGTGCCCGAATGTGCAAATTTCCGGCATCGACACGggcaacataaacaacatcacCTTACAGGTTACACGCATTTCCTCCCAGTCGTTGTTATTGTTGGAAAACTTTAAACTACATTAGTTGTACGTGAGGGATAAGTTACTCCATAATCCACCTTGTGTTCTGAAGCTTATATTTGATGGAAAGGTAATTAAATCCATCCCATGCAGGAATGTGATACTGGTCCATTTCCTTTTGTCAGGGCTTTATTTCATCAGATGATTAGAACTCTTTGCACACAAGAGTATGGATCATTATGGTCAAAATTGAGATTATGCAATTCTATACTGCTGCTGACGTCAACCCCATGAATAAACATATATTGGTACATTTACACTTCTTTGCCTTTGAAAACAGCTTTTTCACTATATTCGTAGGCATGTTTTAAATGATTTGGTATTAGAATATCCTTGTTAAACTAAGTCAATGTTaaagaaatgcataattactaATATGTATTCTCACAGATCGACCAGGCTCTCCTCCAGCAGACGCTACAACACAGCGGCCTCCTTTCCCAGCCTCTAAATGTCGACACCGGCCTTGTCCTCCACTCCGGCAGTCAACTCATGTCCGCCAGTGACCCTTCTGTGTCAGCCAATGTTGTCATCCACCCACTAAGCAGTCTGGCCCTGCAGCCCTCCACCCTGACCCCTGCCCAGGTCACAATGGCTGGCCTCTCAGAACAGGACACTACAGGTGTGTTCCTTCATTGAGGAACTATTTCTTGAGCTGAATAATGAGTTCTGCTTTTTCTCATCATGGATCTTCCAGGCTCTCAGGACCTGAGCCATGTCATAAGTGGCACAGGACTAGTGAGTGCAGGCAACAGCGGTCAGGAAATCACACTCACGATTAACAATTCCAGCCTGACACAAGCCCTAGCGCAAGTCCAGGCCCAGGCAACCGCTTCTGGCACAAACACTTCATCAGGAAACCCTCAGGAGATCACACTCACAATATCCGGTATGTAATAAATCATAAGAATGGGCAAAAATGACCAGTATTCACATTTTGCATTGTAACCAGATTGTAAGTCGGGCTTGAAAATGAAGAGGAATTACAAGCCAGAGAACAAAAATAGCAGCAATTCGCTAACAACTGTATTTAAACTCAAGACGTTTttttatcagctgatcaaaattAGAAGACCATCACCAGAGAATTTGAACAGTGCATCTGAAATTATAATTTCTTTTATGTCTTCGCAGGTCAAGACCTCCTCCCCCAGCACAGCAACCCCAACAGTGCAGAGATGAACGGCAGCATCACTAACGACCATCTTCTACCTCAGAATCCCACCAACGCCGCAATGGCCGGTAGGTTGGGTTAGGTTCCAATGTCATGACTTTTGTTTTACCGAAGCCATCCCTTCctctaatggtaatggtaatggtaatggtaatggtttaatttcatttgaacatgcatcagattacaattgagtgcatcacataatcagttcacagttccacatgtccaaaaggagtaggaagaagcaaagcttattaaatcctacccctccatctggtacttttacaatcagtaactgttacatttgttcacttcctgctttcctaatatacttaTACTATAAACGGGTGTTTCTGTTGCATTAGAAAAACAAATAGAGTACTAATAGTCTCTGTAAAACTCTCTTTAATACTTATTTTAATCCTATAACACTAATGAAACGTGGAAAAGTCAAAAACACCCAACATTTGTTTCTTCCAGTCACCAGTCTTCCATCCAGCACCGTTTCATCTCAAGGCCTTGTTATGTCACCAGGAGGTGTAGCAAATGATGGCAGCGTAACGCTGACACTTGCAGATGCCCAGGGAATGCTAGACGGCGTCACCGTAAACCTCAGTACACAGGTAAGCAGGTTTTACCTGGagtttactatttttttaaatcattgttTCGAGACATCGGAATATGTTTGTATCCTTAGCCTCAGACGTTCCCTGCGGTGCTGAATGACACCAGTCTTCCACCAGGGCAGTCGGCCACTTCGGGCCAGCCGGTGATACTGGTCagccatcattcccaatctaCAATAGGAGCATCTGACAATGGATATCACGTAAGGCCGCCGTGTGTCACTCAGGggagaacaaacaaaaatggaagaatTCTGCAATATTGTAACATATTGTGAAGtatttcataaaatacaaaaattgacatttttttctgtttgttttgtgaTCCAGATTGCGAGTGATAACCAAAAGGGCGGGAAAGGTGACTCCTCAGACGCTGATAATCAGCACAAATGTTTCTACTGTACTCTTGTGTTACCCAATGCCAGCTCCCTCCGCCACCATTGCCGTCACGCTCACAGCAATGACCGATGCTACGTCTGCAGCATCTGCAACAAAGCCTTTAAGAGAGCAATGCACCTGAAGGTCAGACTGTCCATCTGTGGTCGCCAGcctatatatacactatatggatgtgtgtgtatgtgtttgtcatCACTTGTGAGTCATCACAAGTCCTTGCGTTGGTTGTTTTGTTGATCTGTCAATAGGAACACGAGCAAGTGCACCAGCCAGGTCCATCAGCGAGCTCCCTCAAACCGAGAGTTTTCAGCTGCTCCTCATGTGGGAAGGCCTTCGCGAAGCGCAGTCAACTGGAAAGACACAACCGCACGCACACAGGTGATTTTCGGACGTATTACCAAATAAATTGAGCGTACTATGTAGAAATGTATCCATCCTAACGGGCAAAGTGCAGTGCAGTTTTTTCAGCATATTATCATTTGAattggctaaaaataaccaattagctaaaaatatcatccaatacttccctacaagagaggagaaatatgatcttagggaagaagtacatttgaaacacttatatgctaggactatgtttaaaagccatagcatttcagtatgtggaatcgaactatggaatggattgagcagttgatgtttgctaaatacaaggatgaagagtcttgaaccagtcatgatgtgctatatatatcactatattgacagttactatggtaaccattatgtaattggatggtcatatcacctcgtacttcggtacgtgacaaaaaattaaaaattatataaaaaaattaaaaattaaaaattatataaaaaatttaaaattaaaaattatataaaaaaataaaatttatataaaaaataaaaaaatatattaggaaagcaggaagtgaacaaatgtaccagattgaggggtaggatttaataagctttgcttcttcctactcctactccttttggacatgtgaactaattatgtgatgcacccaattgtaatctgatgcatgttcaaatgaaataaaaccattaccaatagaCGCATGGGAgtatattttgatgttattgtaCCGATTCGGCAAACCTTTATGGTCTCTTAGCCTCTCTTGCACAGAGATTGTGCAACATTGCCATAATAACCCTAAATAATAACTCTGCTGTCACAATGAGGACATTGTTACTATAACCTGATGCCTTCTGATCGGCATAAGGCAAACGTCAACATTAGCATTCTAAAGTAGCCGCTGTCCCATTTACACATTAATGATGAGGCTCCGCTACTGTAATGACGCATCTGGCTAATGGGCATAACATTATGTTAAGCTCTTCCATTTCTGTTTTGTCAAAGTAGAACAGTTGGCGTGGCAATGACGGAAACGTCCTTGCCAAAGCACTTTAAGTGTGTGCACTTTTGGCAAAATCAAGCATGGCGGTGGCTTTGACTCTAATTCACTGCGGGAACGATGTCATCATAGGCAggtactaactaactaaccgGGTTGTCTCGCCTCTGCAGGAGAACGGCCCTTCAAGTGTTCTCAGTGCGACAAAGCCTTTAATCAGAAGAGTTCCCTGCAAGTGCACATGGTGAAGCACACGGGGAAAAAGCCCTTCAAGTGCGAGATATGCAGCATCAGGTTCACCCAGAAGAGCAACATGAGGCACCACATGAAGAGAGCACACGGTTACGGTGAGCAGCTAAACACGGAAGGCGTTTGCGTCTACTTCAATGCCGAAAAAAGGATGTTGGTTGTTTATTGTTTCTTTCCGGAAATGGATCAAAGACTATACAGTACATCGTATCGATATTCCCTTGTCAACTCTCGCATCAAACAATCCATCTTTAGTTGCACATCTACAATTTGTGTTTGTCCCGCGACAAGATACACACACTCCCTGATGCGACAGAAACTGAAATTAGAttgaaaatacaacataagTTTGATCTTAATTATATAATCCTTTGAAAGCTACTAAACCGCTCCGGAATTCATAACGAGAGACACATGCGGCGTCGTTTGTTACGTACAACTTATAGCGCTCATGTTATGCGCTACCACGGTTTTCTTGTGCATGGCAAGTTTTGCACTTGGCGACGCCATCACTCCTGCTTCTTGATACTTGGTTAGCACGCCAGCTAATGTCGCAAGCAAAGCAAATTTTTTTCACATCTTTAATTCACATCTTTAATAACATTTCTTCATAGCGAAATACTTTAACGTTAAATTAGTTTGAAACTGCAAAACTGATTATGAAGCGAATTTAGTCATTTGACATCGCATGTAAAAATCATCTTAATTAGTCCGATGTTCTCTGGTGATCGCTAATTGTAATAAAGATGTTTAAGGCTGGACTTTTAAATAATGAAACCTAAACGCAACCTTTTACTGAGAGCTCACTGACCCAGAAGAGATTTGACTTTTATAAGTTTGCCTAATCAAATGGCTTTTGTTCATTAAAGGTCATCTTAAAGATGGATCTCAGGagctatgtttttatttaatattcattttataatttCACATTCTCTCCATGAAATtatcttgtattattattttttaaattaatacagtGAGAGGACGCAACCTGGGTTAAGCAGAAAACccaccaaaaataataatttaatggaGTATTGGATGCCTCAGccctattattttaaaaaaaatgtttttttgttttttgtttttttttgtttaattaattttatttattttttttactgtatttattactgtATGTTAGGCTCACTATGCTAAACTTTGAAAACCAGTAGTAAACAAGCCTGTTTTTGGACCACTTGGATTACTAATAAACCCTTAAAGActcttatatttatttatatataattataatatacataaaattatatataatatataatataaattatatataaaatgatacTGATGAATACTCTCAATTTtacgggaaaaaaaagagtaaaattccaactttactGCATCAGATTCACACATTTACTAAACATTTGTCATCTTGTTTGTTCATCATCACAGGTCAGATTCAGGAAGTGACCGTTCATCAAGAAGAACCACCATCTCAGGTCACAGTAACCCCTGAACTTGACCTGGAAGTGGTCCCTGAATCATCCGGAGATTGGCATAATGTTTTCCCGTGAAAAAACCAACCCCAGAATACAAAACAGTAACGTTTTCATCCATGTGATAACCTCACCTAAGCATCGGCATCCAAGAGAAGTCAGAGGAGAGATCGTGTCTTCTAACGACAATTCTGACTGAACTGTGAAAattcccaacccccccccctacaGAATGAGGAACTAACTTTTTACTGGTCTGCTCGCTGGGACGAGTGCAGGCGACGGTACTACTGCTGAAATGGCTTCAAACTCAGCTGTACAGGAGcgcagttttttttctgtgttttatttcatgacTTGGTTCTCACatatttatattgtaaataCTCTGTAGCTCCTTTTGTATATAGTCAGTTAGCTTGTTTATACTTAAGGAGGATTTTTTTCATAGCTTGTTGTCGTTTGAGCCTCTTACAAGTGCTTATTGTAAAGCAGacatattttttcagttgttttcTATTGTCAACATGAAAGGATGAAAATTAAAGTAATTTTTTACAGTATCCGAATCCAATCCTTCTTGTGTATTTTGCAGGTTTATAGAGTATATTAAcacttagatgcacgagtggcTGGACCCCACACTCTTtcataagtgggtaaaaaataACCCATACaatgtataaaaggtacgttaaaaatgtgatatgatagcaaaacatgttttttaggaatacctggaatatgaaatgatgaaaaattttcattacgaagatatttcaagaaaacaacctgaccgggtcatttttgacccacttttggaaggttggggtagtaacaaaaactaaaatttcttaaaatttataaaaggtacatttaaaatgtgaatggtatgatagcaaaacatgttttttaggaatacctggaatatgaaatgatgaaaaattttcattacaaagatatttcaagaaaacaacctgaccgggtaatttttgacccacttatggaaggttggggtcgtaacacaaaaacaaaaatttcataaaatgtataaaagttaaaaatgtgaatggtatgatagcaaaaacatgttttttgaggaatacctggaatatgaaatgatgaaaaattttcattacgaagatatttcaagaaaacaacctgactgggtcatttttgacccacttatggaaggttggggtagtaacacaaaaacaaaaatttcttaaaatttataaaaggcaagttaaaaatgtgaatggtatgataataaaaaacatgtttttgatgaatacctggaatatgaaattataaaaaattttcattatgaagatatttcaagaaaacaacctgaccgggtcgtttttgtcccacttatggaaggttggggtagtaacacaaaaactaaaatttcttaaaatgtatcaaaggtactttaaaatgtgaatggtatgatagcaaaaacatgttttttgaggaatacctggaaaatgaaatgatgaaaaattttcattacgaagatatttcaagaaaacaacctgaccgggtcatt
This genomic window from Doryrhamphus excisus isolate RoL2022-K1 chromosome 17, RoL_Dexc_1.0, whole genome shotgun sequence contains:
- the LOC131105062 gene encoding zinc finger protein 236-like isoform X6, with protein sequence MWRCFKRCHFAAYNNNNNNLNENQVVGFSDGEVKDKKCAICSQIFTTESQLQKHLREHEVNDKPHRCDQCSQTFNVEFNLTLHKSTHTTSDFTCPVCKKKFSRIASLKSHTMLHEREENLICVECGDEFVLQSQLSLHLEEHRKELSGTMVYTCKTCGLELKTSAHLKEHMRNHVKMRPLSSSSRNYKKNIDRSGFTNSCHHCGKAFKKPSQLVRHIRIHTGERPYKCTHCSKAFNQKVVLQTHMVRHTGEKPHLCMFCPASFSQKGNLHSHVQRVHSEAKGVPLFPCLDCSCVFKKLGSLNAHISKMHISVIDVPSSTSETDTGGPAGSEGGEAVTDVIQQLLELSEQVNETPQPQPPEPAITIETAINQDILQQALENSGLSVAPTQNDVANSRESQNQTSEGANVEMKKTSLPDKPSRERKRSIFKKPVQMPGSIREENGIRWHGCPYCSKEFKKPSDLVRHIRIHTHEKPFKCKQCFRAFAVNSTLTAHMKTHTGIKAFECQCCLKCFSTSGSMKVHMRLHTGVRPFSCPHCDKIFRTSGHRKTHIASHFKNLQQKKHKFPRKANKSKVSKSNLPLPDIPLQEPILITDFAGLIPSQNPRLAFQQYLEVVGSDRPYKCQFCNKAYKKSSHLKQHVRSHTGERPYKCVQCGRGFASSGVLKAHIRTHSGLKAYKCVMCDTTFTTSGSLRRHMTTHSDLRPYMCPYCQKTFKSSPNCRKHMKTHRYELAHQLQPQPSEDPLGAGTVPHDMQEMEGNTLQQQPANSNEQESMLALGQAEGVNGSQTVTLEAPLTDQPLVQGEDSYVTTQHALTQNITQFETPALPQTTFDQQALTQGFAMTDSSYNQGQFSTVQQLQDSSTLESQALSSSYHPPNLLHVPNAEVTNGLLQQNDQGDLQLTSEPQDYQEDSEDNIKRTYRCSWCNKGFKKSSHLKQHLRSHTGEKPYRCQLCGRAFVSAGVLKSHLNTHTGVKPFKCNICDASFTTNGSLNRHMIIHVKSFKCSMCDESFRTSLLCKKHMRKQHSIETHTIGFEGQDVEQEEEDEEDEGDHKTSKRRGMEIITFTEEQTAELAKDPGEEASVSERILAQSAAERDRISEIKDKAVELETEPKFANCCSYCPKSFKKPSDLVRHVRIHTGERPYKCDECGKSFTVKSTLDCHVKTHTGQKLVSCHMCNTSFSTKGSLKVHMRLHTGSKPFKCPFCELRFRTSGHRKTHIQCHFRANSESRKSKRTSSSSSQTSHTQDADTGHSEGSGQGQSTTAPEALQNVGLLQTPSSDSNIYLPANQVLTGQFDQNLLQSGLVGQAILPASLSGDLNVSLSDGLTTLEGIHLQLTPANLVCPNVQISGIDTGNINNITLQIDQALLQQTLQHSGLLSQPLNVDTGLVLHSGSQLMSASDPSVSANVVIHPLSSLALQPSTLTPAQVTMAGLSEQDTTGSQDLSHVISGTGLVSAGNSGQEITLTINNSSLTQALAQVQAQATASGTNTSSGNPQEITLTISGQDLLPQHSNPNSAEMNGSITNDHLLPQNPTNAAMAGGVANDGSVTLTLADAQGMLDGVTVNLSTQPQTFPAVLNDTSLPPGQSATSGQPVILVSHHSQSTIGASDNGYHIASDNQKGGKGDSSDADNQHKCFYCTLVLPNASSLRHHCRHAHSNDRCYVCSICNKAFKRAMHLKEHEQVHQPGPSASSLKPRVFSCSSCGKAFAKRSQLERHNRTHTGERPFKCSQCDKAFNQKSSLQVHMVKHTGKKPFKCEICSIRFTQKSNMRHHMKRAHGYGQIQEVTVHQEEPPSQVTVTPELDLEVVPESSGDWHNVFP